A genomic segment from Luteolibacter ambystomatis encodes:
- a CDS encoding ABC transporter permease: MARRSFSFLLARRYLNPRRSMLSSFSIISLVGVLLGVLVLVVVMAVYAGLERDVKSRLLGFTPHILLTHHPLDPASPNTVNDWRKDSGPAKMVTGVDAVAPFVSDNVILDVDSTQKPVMFQAIDTEDPSQVERITRMLDRDHYPDSSADMGLDDRVVISSTLAEQFGIGVGQTVRLYSTRNFEQVMAAYKITEKPPVRDAFAEKWKKANDLLSQGWKKRGEADVIPTATLQQSYDLFHEIWSERIREPERQLLQDVLDTMGEAERDEANGTHVFNKEQREQLDQSLAELGKTDPDKMDGETLKSLKEVVLPKEALVVGVYQASQMTLTPEVFMPLTLAQTLSGLGDSVQGISIRLSDPYKAGEVAKELSARMGPEWRTLTWMQQYSAFFSLINQQRMMMYFALSFIVLVSAFSMMAVMFTVTIQKRREIGVMKALGATSGQIVRVFVYQGMILGFFGAVLGVGLGRVVIHYRGVLQDCLRQLGFDPFTSSFTGFTILPAYNNPKEQVAFAFLAFLLCSFAALVPAFFAARSDAAKSLRNL, encoded by the coding sequence ATGGCCCGACGCTCCTTCAGCTTTCTGCTCGCCCGGCGGTATCTCAATCCCCGGCGCTCGATGCTGTCCTCGTTCAGCATCATCTCGTTGGTCGGCGTCCTGCTCGGCGTGCTGGTGCTGGTGGTGGTGATGGCGGTGTACGCAGGTCTGGAGCGCGATGTGAAGAGCCGCCTGCTCGGGTTCACCCCGCACATCCTCCTGACCCACCATCCTCTCGACCCCGCCAGCCCGAACACCGTGAACGATTGGCGGAAGGACTCCGGGCCTGCGAAAATGGTGACGGGAGTGGACGCGGTCGCGCCGTTTGTTTCGGACAATGTCATCCTTGATGTCGATTCGACACAGAAGCCGGTGATGTTCCAGGCTATTGACACCGAGGATCCTTCGCAGGTGGAACGCATCACGCGGATGCTGGACCGGGACCACTATCCCGATTCCTCCGCGGACATGGGCCTGGATGACCGGGTGGTGATCTCATCCACGCTGGCGGAACAGTTCGGCATCGGCGTGGGCCAGACCGTCCGGCTTTATTCGACGCGCAACTTCGAGCAGGTGATGGCGGCCTACAAGATCACTGAAAAGCCGCCCGTCCGCGATGCATTCGCGGAGAAGTGGAAGAAGGCCAACGATCTGCTTTCCCAAGGATGGAAGAAGCGCGGCGAGGCCGATGTCATTCCCACCGCCACCCTGCAACAGTCGTACGACCTGTTTCACGAAATCTGGTCGGAGCGCATCCGGGAGCCGGAGCGGCAACTGCTCCAGGATGTCCTGGATACGATGGGCGAGGCCGAACGGGATGAGGCGAATGGCACCCATGTCTTCAACAAGGAACAGCGCGAACAACTGGACCAAAGCCTCGCGGAACTCGGGAAAACCGATCCGGACAAGATGGACGGGGAGACCTTGAAGAGTCTCAAGGAAGTGGTGCTGCCGAAGGAAGCGCTGGTTGTGGGCGTCTATCAGGCCTCGCAAATGACCCTTACTCCGGAGGTCTTCATGCCCCTGACACTCGCGCAAACGCTGTCCGGTCTCGGTGATTCGGTGCAAGGGATCTCCATCCGTCTGTCCGATCCCTACAAGGCGGGAGAGGTGGCGAAGGAGCTGTCTGCAAGAATGGGTCCGGAGTGGAGGACGCTCACCTGGATGCAGCAGTACTCGGCGTTCTTCTCGCTCATCAACCAGCAGCGCATGATGATGTACTTCGCGCTGTCGTTCATCGTGCTGGTGTCCGCTTTCTCGATGATGGCGGTGATGTTCACGGTCACCATCCAGAAGCGCCGTGAGATCGGCGTGATGAAGGCGCTGGGGGCGACCTCCGGCCAGATCGTGCGGGTCTTCGTCTATCAGGGCATGATCCTCGGTTTCTTCGGCGCGGTGCTGGGGGTTGGTTTGGGAAGAGTGGTGATCCACTACCGCGGGGTGCTGCAGGATTGCCTGCGCCAGCTTGGCTTCGATCCCTTCACCTCCAGCTTCACCGGCTTCACGATCCTCCCCGCCTACAACAATCCGAAGGAGCAGGTGGCTTTCGCCTTCCTCGCCTTCCTTCTCTGCTCCTTCGCCGCGCTCGTGCCCGCGTTCTTCGCCGCCCGCAGCGATGCCGCGAAGTCCCTCCGCAACCTCTGA
- a CDS encoding universal stress protein codes for MKTIVAALDFSDSTSAVLASAVDQARAFKAILHLLHVLEAEPAYTAYGFTPDEFPAIHTFQEEARKRAVAKLDELLATVPSDVEARTKLADGSPLHAIIEYVAEHSADLVILGTHGHGVVASLLLGSVAEGLIRKAAVPTLVIPVKRS; via the coding sequence ATGAAAACGATCGTCGCCGCCCTCGATTTCTCCGATTCCACCTCTGCGGTACTGGCCTCTGCCGTGGACCAGGCCCGCGCCTTCAAGGCGATCCTGCATCTCCTGCACGTCTTGGAGGCGGAGCCTGCCTACACTGCCTACGGGTTCACTCCGGACGAGTTCCCGGCGATCCACACCTTTCAGGAAGAAGCCCGGAAGCGGGCGGTAGCGAAACTGGACGAATTGCTCGCGACGGTCCCCAGTGACGTGGAAGCCCGCACCAAGCTGGCCGATGGCAGCCCCCTGCACGCGATCATCGAGTATGTGGCGGAACATTCCGCCGATCTGGTGATTCTCGGCACCCATGGCCACGGGGTGGTGGCCTCTCTGCTTCTCGGCAGCGTGGCGGAAGGCCTGATCCGCAAGGCGGCGGTGCCCACTCTGGTGATTCCCGTGAAACGGTCCTGA
- a CDS encoding VOC family protein translates to MIKFLHTRIRVKDIDVSVAFYEKLGYELTDRRDSPQGNKLAFLGLEGNDVFLELCHSPEYTATCPEDLMHTCLGVPDIVEYCDSLEQGGIEIWPSGWREKFTTGGRKMAFVTDPDGYEVEILERA, encoded by the coding sequence ATGATCAAATTTCTCCATACCCGCATCCGCGTGAAGGACATCGATGTCTCCGTCGCGTTCTACGAAAAGCTCGGCTACGAGCTGACCGACCGCCGGGACTCGCCGCAGGGCAACAAGCTGGCGTTCCTCGGTCTGGAAGGAAACGACGTCTTCCTGGAACTCTGCCACTCGCCCGAATACACCGCCACCTGCCCGGAAGACCTCATGCACACCTGCCTCGGCGTGCCGGACATCGTGGAATACTGCGACAGCCTGGAACAGGGCGGCATCGAGATCTGGCCCTCCGGCTGGCGTGAAAAATTCACCACCGGCGGCCGCAAGATGGCCTTCGTGACCGATCCGGATGGTTACGAGGTGGAGATTCTGGAGCGTGCCTGA
- a CDS encoding ABC transporter permease yields MFGLALKMLFGDTAKYLMLVAGLFFATFLIVQQASVFCGLMRWTTATLKNVGAPIYVVEERVEQINEVNPMRDTDVSRVRSVSAVRWAMPLYSGIQRVKRDDGSFKTIQLVGIDPASLAGAPTRMVEGNLEDLRLPNTVIIDELAIEQLSKDKDHPIKIGDRFEINDVEARVVGTCKAMRSFIGGPYIWTTYERALQYTPPQRKMLSAVIAAPVEGMTPDEAAAAITRETGLRAYVNREFSKDQNDFNTSTIWWYVRNTGIPFSFGTTVVIGFIVGIAIACQTFYAFVLDNLKHLGALKAMGMSNFRLSVMLVIQAMTVGIIGFGLGLLATSGFAMGAIKHDQPPFYMPWIIPVVAFGVIQVICMLAALMGIIRLSLYEPAMVFRA; encoded by the coding sequence ATGTTCGGCCTCGCGCTCAAAATGCTCTTCGGCGACACCGCCAAGTATCTCATGCTGGTGGCCGGATTGTTTTTCGCGACCTTCCTCATCGTCCAACAAGCGTCCGTGTTCTGCGGGCTGATGCGCTGGACCACCGCCACCCTCAAGAATGTCGGCGCACCGATCTATGTGGTGGAGGAACGCGTCGAGCAGATCAACGAGGTAAACCCGATGCGCGACACCGACGTCTCGCGCGTGCGCTCCGTTTCCGCCGTGCGCTGGGCGATGCCGCTCTACTCCGGCATCCAGCGCGTGAAGCGCGATGACGGCAGCTTCAAGACGATCCAGCTCGTCGGTATTGATCCAGCTTCGCTCGCCGGAGCACCCACGCGGATGGTGGAAGGCAATCTGGAAGACCTGCGGCTGCCGAACACCGTCATCATCGACGAGCTCGCCATCGAGCAGCTTTCCAAGGACAAGGACCATCCGATCAAGATCGGCGATCGCTTCGAAATCAACGACGTCGAGGCCCGCGTGGTGGGCACCTGCAAGGCGATGCGTTCCTTCATCGGCGGCCCCTACATCTGGACCACCTACGAGCGCGCGCTGCAATACACACCGCCCCAGCGCAAGATGCTCTCCGCGGTGATCGCCGCTCCGGTGGAAGGCATGACTCCCGATGAAGCCGCCGCCGCGATCACGCGTGAAACCGGTCTGCGCGCGTATGTGAACCGCGAGTTCAGCAAGGATCAGAACGACTTCAATACCTCCACGATCTGGTGGTACGTGCGGAACACCGGCATCCCCTTCTCCTTCGGCACCACCGTGGTGATCGGCTTCATCGTCGGCATCGCCATCGCCTGCCAGACCTTCTACGCCTTCGTGCTGGACAACCTGAAGCACCTCGGCGCGCTGAAGGCGATGGGCATGTCCAATTTCCGGCTCAGCGTGATGCTGGTAATCCAGGCGATGACCGTCGGCATCATCGGCTTCGGACTCGGATTGCTCGCGACCTCCGGCTTTGCCATGGGTGCGATCAAGCACGACCAGCCCCCATTTTACATGCCATGGATCATCCCGGTGGTCGCCTTCGGCGTGATCCAGGTGATCTGCATGCTCGCGGCGTTGATGGGCATCATCCGCCTCAGCCTTTACGAACCCGCCATGGTCTTCCGCGCATGA
- a CDS encoding ABC transporter ATP-binding protein has translation MNGDSHIVVDVRAVEKSFGEGQNRIHVLKHVNLEARTGEILMLVGPSGCGKTTLLSAIAGTLKIDGGEVNVFGQPLHDMSGGALTRFRAKHIGFIFQQFNLIPTLSIAENVSVPLLIQGVSNGTAIKKARAALESVGLGNRWKERPNKLSGGQQQRVAIARALVHEPPLVICDEPTAALDAQNGEIVLDLFRGVARSPDRAVIIVTHDNRIFSYADRIAKMDDGEIIEVHEQSQDVKPHFEHEAAH, from the coding sequence ATGAACGGTGACTCCCACATCGTGGTCGATGTCCGCGCCGTCGAGAAGAGCTTCGGCGAAGGACAGAACCGCATCCATGTGCTCAAGCACGTGAACCTGGAAGCCCGCACCGGCGAGATCCTGATGTTGGTGGGCCCGTCCGGTTGCGGAAAAACCACGCTGCTCAGTGCGATCGCCGGCACGCTCAAGATCGATGGCGGCGAGGTAAACGTCTTCGGCCAGCCGCTGCATGACATGTCCGGTGGTGCGCTCACGCGTTTCCGCGCGAAGCACATCGGTTTCATCTTCCAGCAGTTCAATCTCATCCCCACGCTCAGCATCGCGGAGAACGTGAGCGTGCCGCTGTTGATCCAAGGCGTGTCGAACGGCACCGCGATCAAGAAGGCCCGCGCCGCCCTGGAGTCCGTGGGTCTCGGCAACCGCTGGAAGGAACGCCCGAACAAACTTTCCGGCGGCCAGCAGCAGCGCGTCGCCATCGCCCGCGCGCTGGTGCATGAACCTCCGCTGGTGATCTGCGACGAACCCACCGCCGCTCTCGACGCGCAAAACGGCGAGATCGTTCTCGACCTGTTCCGCGGCGTGGCGCGGTCACCGGATCGCGCCGTCATCATCGTGACCCACGACAACCGCATTTTTTCCTACGCCGACCGCATCGCAAAAATGGACGACGGCGAGATCATCGAGGTCCACGAGCAATCGCAGGACGTGAAGCCTCATTTCGAACACGAAGCCGCTCATTGA
- a CDS encoding efflux RND transporter periplasmic adaptor subunit → MNFLSKLIRYGTLAGAAFGVWMICMVSKSQAEKEMPPAADPPIPPPQKPFIHAVAATGILEALSENVSIGVPVPGLVTQMQVKVNDAVKKDQPLFTIDDRDLRAEELSTKAQREIARAQIDVSEAQLKKTETQLARLESVTDPRAVSKDDLENRRQDVLVAKAQVAAAKAQLASTETALQRLALLIERLTVRSPRDGNVLQVNIRSGEYAATSPKSPALIIGDIDRLQIRADVDEQNAIRIRPGQKAIAYLKGDPSVTFPLEYLRVEPYVIPKVSLTGASTERVDTRVLQVMYSLKRPENPPLYVGQQVDVFIEAPEK, encoded by the coding sequence ATGAACTTCCTCTCAAAACTCATCCGTTACGGCACGCTGGCCGGTGCCGCGTTCGGCGTCTGGATGATCTGCATGGTATCGAAGAGCCAGGCGGAAAAAGAGATGCCGCCCGCGGCTGATCCGCCGATTCCACCGCCTCAAAAACCCTTCATCCATGCGGTCGCCGCCACCGGCATTCTGGAGGCCCTGAGCGAGAATGTCTCCATCGGCGTGCCCGTTCCCGGCCTGGTCACGCAGATGCAGGTGAAGGTAAACGATGCCGTGAAGAAGGATCAGCCGCTCTTCACCATCGATGACCGTGATCTGCGCGCGGAGGAACTCTCCACCAAGGCCCAACGCGAAATCGCCCGCGCCCAGATCGATGTCTCCGAAGCCCAGCTCAAGAAGACCGAGACCCAACTCGCGCGCCTCGAGTCCGTGACCGATCCACGCGCCGTCAGCAAGGACGACCTCGAAAACCGCCGACAGGACGTGCTCGTCGCCAAAGCCCAGGTGGCCGCCGCCAAGGCCCAGCTCGCTTCCACCGAAACCGCGCTGCAACGGCTCGCCCTGCTCATCGAGCGGCTCACCGTCCGCTCGCCACGCGATGGCAATGTCCTCCAGGTGAACATCCGCTCCGGCGAATACGCCGCCACTTCGCCGAAGTCCCCCGCCCTCATTATCGGAGACATCGACCGCCTCCAGATCCGCGCGGACGTGGATGAGCAGAATGCCATCCGCATCCGCCCCGGCCAAAAGGCCATCGCCTATCTCAAGGGCGACCCCAGCGTGACCTTCCCCCTCGAATACCTGCGCGTGGAACCGTATGTGATTCCAAAAGTCTCGCTCACCGGTGCCAGCACCGAACGGGTGGACACGCGAGTCTTGCAGGTGATGTATTCCCTCAAGCGCCCGGAAAATCCGCCGCTCTACGTCGGCCAGCAAGTCGATGTCTTCATCGAAGCCCCGGAAAAATGA
- a CDS encoding NUDIX hydrolase translates to MTASDPITQPLDWIALSRELKSIAEAGLRYGENAYDRERYARILELASAPLSAVAPDFEWPHEFGYATPKVDVRAVVFDGDNVLLVREASNGLWTLPGGWADLNLSPAENAAKEVREEAGLDVVVEKLIACWDKDKQGHPKQPEHVYKLVFLCRKTGGELTTSHETDAVEFYPIDQLPELCPHRAADHYIELARRHHADPSLPTAFD, encoded by the coding sequence ATGACCGCCTCCGATCCCATCACCCAGCCGCTCGACTGGATCGCGCTGAGCCGCGAATTGAAATCCATCGCCGAAGCCGGTCTCCGCTACGGCGAGAATGCCTACGACCGCGAACGCTACGCGCGTATTCTCGAACTCGCCTCCGCTCCCCTCTCTGCCGTCGCACCGGACTTCGAATGGCCGCATGAGTTCGGCTACGCCACGCCGAAGGTGGACGTGCGCGCGGTGGTGTTCGATGGAGACAACGTGCTGCTCGTCCGCGAAGCTTCCAATGGCCTGTGGACTCTACCCGGCGGTTGGGCCGATCTGAATCTCAGCCCCGCTGAAAACGCGGCGAAGGAAGTGCGCGAGGAAGCCGGTCTCGATGTGGTGGTGGAAAAACTCATCGCCTGCTGGGACAAGGACAAGCAGGGGCATCCGAAGCAGCCGGAGCACGTCTACAAGCTGGTGTTCCTGTGCCGGAAAACCGGCGGCGAGCTGACCACCAGCCACGAAACGGATGCGGTGGAGTTTTATCCCATCGACCAGCTTCCGGAGCTCTGCCCGCACCGGGCGGCCGATCACTACATCGAACTCGCGCGCCGCCATCACGCCGATCCTTCTCTTCCCACCGCTTTCGATTGA